A window from bacterium encodes these proteins:
- a CDS encoding type II toxin-antitoxin system VapC family toxin, whose translation MITAVDSCILFDLFSPDVDWRRRARLALEDADSAGRLVICEVVYAELRPLFRSTVELDDTLTQLHVCFAPSSEHSAAVAGEAWGNYRRRGGPRERLIADFLVGAHALIHADRLLTRDKRFYSGCFRHLRLMGTGSPA comes from the coding sequence ATGATCACGGCAGTCGACAGTTGCATCCTGTTCGACCTGTTCTCGCCGGATGTGGACTGGCGCCGCCGCGCCCGTCTGGCGCTCGAGGACGCCGACAGCGCAGGCAGACTCGTCATCTGTGAGGTGGTCTACGCTGAGTTGAGGCCGCTGTTCCGCAGCACCGTCGAACTCGACGACACGCTGACGCAGTTGCATGTCTGCTTCGCGCCTTCATCGGAACACAGCGCGGCTGTGGCGGGTGAAGCCTGGGGCAACTACCGCCGGCGGGGCGGCCCCAGGGAGCGCCTCATCGCCGACTTCCTCGTCGGCGCCCACGCCCTCATCCACGCCGACCGCCTGCTGACCCGCGACAAGCGCTTCTATAGCGGGTGCTTCCGGCATCTGCGACTGATGGGGACCGGATCACCGGCGTAG